Proteins co-encoded in one Pogoniulus pusillus isolate bPogPus1 chromosome 15, bPogPus1.pri, whole genome shotgun sequence genomic window:
- the CRY1 gene encoding cryptochrome-1: MGVNAVHWFRKGLRLHDNPALRECIQGADTVRCVYILDPWFAGSSNVGINRWRFLLQCLEDLDANLRKLNSRLFVIRGQPADVFPRLFKEWNIAKLSIEYDSEPFGKERDAAIKKLATEAGVEVIVRISHTLYDLDKIIELNGGQPPLTYKRFQTLISRMEPLEMPVETITPEVMAKCSTPVSDDHDEKYGVPSLEELGFDTDGLPSAVWPGGETEALTRLERHLERKAWVANFERPRMNANSLLASPTGLSPYLRFGCLSCRLFYFKLTDLYKKVKKNSSPPLSLYGQLLWREFFYTAATNNPRFDKMEGNPICVQIPWDKNPEALAKWAEGRTGFPWIDAIMTQLRQEGWIHHLARHAVACFLTRGDLWISWEEGMKVFEELLLDADWSVNAGSWMWLSCSSFFQQFFHCYCPVGFGRRTDPNGDYIRRYLPVLRGFPAKYIYDPWNAPESVQKAAKCIIGVNYPKPMVNHAEASRLNIERMKQIYQQLSRYRGLGLLATVPSNPNGNGNGGLMSYSPGESISGCGSTGGTQLGTGDGHTGVQPCALGDSHTGASGIQQQGYCQASSILHYAHGDNQQPHLLQAGRPALGTGISAGKRPNPEEETQSVGPKVQRQSTN, translated from the exons ATTCCTGCTTCAGTGTCTGGAGGATCTTGATGCCAATCTACGGAAACTGAATTCACGTTTGTTTGTTATTCGTGGGCAGCCAGCAGATGTTTTCCCAAGACTTTTTAAG GAATGGAATATTGCAAAACTTTCCATTGAATATGATTCTGAACCATTTGGGAAGGAAAGAGATGCAGCAATTAAGAAGCTAGCTACTGAAGCTGGAGTGGAGGTCATCGTTCGAATCTCCCATACATTATATGACCTGGACAA AATAATAGAATTAAATGGAGGCCAGCCTCCTCTTACTTACAAGCGATTCCAGACCTTAATTAGTAGAATGGAACCACTGGAGATGCCTGTGGAGACCATAACCCCAGAAGTAATGGCAAAGTGTAGTACTCCAGTTTCTGATGACCATGACGAGAAATACGGTGTCCCATCACTTGAAGAGCTGG GTTTTGACACAGAtggtctgccttctgcagtgtggccagggggagAAACAGAAGCTCTCACACGATTGGAAAGGCATTTAGAACGAAAG GCTTGGGTGGCGAACTTTGAGAGACCACGAATGAATGCAAATTCCCTTCTGGCAAGCCCTACGGGGCTGAGCCCATACCTCCGCTTTGGCTGTTTGTCCTGTCGTCTCTTTTATTTCAAGTTAACGGATCTGTACAAAAAG GTAAAAAAGAacagctcccctcccctctccctctatGGCCAGCTGTTATGGCGTGAATTTTTCTACACAGCGGCAACTAACAATCCACGGTTTGATAAAATGGAGGGGAATCCTATCTGTGTTCAAATTCCATGGGATAAGAATCCTGAGGCTTTGGCCAAATGGGCAGAAGGCAGGACAGGTTTTCCTTGGATTGATGCAATTATGACACAGCTTCGTCAAGAAGGTTGGATTCACCATTTAGCTCGGCATGCTGTAGCCTGCTTTTTGACTCGAGGTGACCTCTGGATTAGCTGGGAAGAAGGAATGAAG GTCTTTGAAGAACTCTTACTTGATGCAGACTGGAGTGTGAATGCTggaagctggatgtggctgtccTGCAGTTCCTTCTTTCAGCAGTTTTTTCATTGCTACTGTCCAGTGGGTTTTGGCAGAAGAACTGACCCAAACGGGGACTATATCAG GCGTTATTTGCCAGTACTTCGAGGTTTCCCTGCAAAATACATCTATGATCCTTGGAATGCCCCAGAGAGTGTCCAGAAGGCTGCAAAATGCATTATAGGCGTTAATTATCCCAAACCAATGGTAAATCATGCAGAGGCAAGCCGACTCAATATTGAGAGGATGAAACAAATCTACCAGCAGCTTTCACGATACAGAGGACTGG gTCTTCTTGCAACAGTGCCTTCAAATCCAAATGGAAACGGAAACGGTGGCCTAATGAGCTATTCACCAGGAGAAAGCATTTCTGGCTGTGGTAGTACAGGAG GAACTCAGCTGGGAACTGGTGATGGTCATACAGGTGTGCAGCCTTGTGCCCTGGGAGACTCTCATACGGGAGCAAGTGGAATTCAGCAGCAAG GTTACTGTCAAGCAAGTAGTATCTTACACTATGCTCATGGAGACAATCAGCAACCACACTTGTTACAAGCAG GAAGACCGGCCCTTGGTACTGGCATTAGTGCAGGGAAACGCCCAAATCCAGAAGAAGAAACTCAGAGCGTTGGACCAAAAGTCCAGCGACAGAGCACAAATTAA